The following DNA comes from Opisthocomus hoazin isolate bOpiHoa1 chromosome 13, bOpiHoa1.hap1, whole genome shotgun sequence.
GGAATAGCTGAAAGCATTTGTTCCCACTCAGGTTCTGTGCATGCTTGTGTCTCATATGCCAAGGCAAATAAAGACTTCTGACCTAGTCATTTGGTGTCCCTCCGTGGAGGGACAAACAACATCTCCAAACTTAGGTGAGAGTCCAGTGTTGGAAATGGTGGTTGTTATTGGCTGTTCGGTGATGATTGCTCTGGGACAGATTcgcccaggtgctcagcaaacacGGGCTGAGAACGTACCCTGTTCTGCTGGTCCTTCGTGCCTCTCCCAGGAAGCCCAGCTGTGATAGgacacagccatgtgcctccaccatgcacactcacacacttcatctcttcgctggtgttttctctctgctgcattttcttgagaaaaacatTAGAAGCAGACCTAAACCTTCAGGCACTGCCCTTAGGAGAACCCCTTTcctgatggaaatgctgttgtaAATATCAGCTCTGTCACAGAGGTGCCCAttgcttgttcctgcctctggcaaaggaCTGTCGTGCCGCAGGTCTATGACCAAGCTGCCAGTGCTCTCACGCCTCTCAGTAACACAAAGGCTTGGAAGGAAAGCGTGGCAGTTGAAAGAGACCACCTTGGGAAAGACCAagtgctggtgctccctggcagcatttgctgtgctgggactcttctccccGCCACCTCTGCACGCAGgcactgcccctgcagccccagaaaaGCTCTCAGACAAAAGGATCTTGGACAAATATTGACTGTGAGGTCCTGTATTTTGTTGTAAAACACAGAGCATGGCTCATCATTATGCAGTCTCTGGATGACACAAGACAGGTAGATACTAATTTAGGAATGGTATGCACAATGAAATTTCTTTATGGACAATATTGTTACagtttagaaaagctgaaaaccaaaccaaatcaaagaaAACCAACTACGTAAatgatatgcagaagaaggtgggcaGTTTTTTGCGTCTTAAAAGTATCCAACCATTAGTTTCCACACtgcatccttgagctcctggttcctcatgctgtagatgagggggttcatgacaggaggaaccaccgagtacaGCACTGCCACCACCAGGTCCAGGGACGGGGAGGAGACGGAGGGAGTCTTCAGGTAGGCAAATGTACCGATACTCATAAACAGAgacaccacagccaggtgagggaggcatgtggaaaaggctttgcatCGTCCGTGCTGAGAGGGAATGCTCATCACGGccttgaagatctgcacataggatagcacaatgaaaacaaaacacccaaaagataaACAGGCACTAAGCACAAGGACCCCAAGTTCCCTGAGGTAGGATTCTGAGCAGGCAAGCTTGAGgagctgggggatttcacagaagaattgcTCCACAGAATTGCCTTGGCAGAGTGGTACTGAAAATGTACTGgccgtgtgcagcacagcatcaagaatcccactgccccaggcagctgctgccatgtggacacaagctctgcttcccaggagggtcccgtagtgcaggggtttgcagatggcaatgtagcggtcataggccatgaccgtaagcagataaaactctgatgaaatgaaaaagacaaatagaaaGACTTGGGCAGCACACCCCcagtaggagatggccctggtattccagagggaattggttaTCGCATTGGGCAGAGTCGTGGAGGTGGAACCCAGgtcgatgagggagaggttgaggaggaagaagtacatgggggtgtggagatggtggtcgcaggctatggcagtgatgatgagtcCATTGCCCAGGAcggcagccaggtagatgaccagtaagagccagaagtgcaagagctgcagctcccgtgtgtctgcgaatgccaggaggaggaactgggtgatggagctgtcgTTGGTCATTTGCTTCCTCTATGCATGAGATCCTGTTTCTAGAGGAAGAATCAGTGAAGAGTTAGGGCAGACTTCTCggaggaaaatcaaagctattCTCCTAGAAtctcaccctgcttcctacacaccccattccttttcacaaagcccttccttcagctctgtggctgcagctctggttgatgctggcagagtataccaggaggagcaggatctcttcccatgggctgccaaggagccagctctgctctgcagcggtgggttcatgggcatggtggcacaagggttcatggccattgtgggccaaggtccagacctggtgtgagactttgccagaggaatctgctcttattgcagaagggattttcagcatctgcatggccagtgctaaggaatggggatggcagaaggcagtctcagaggttttgggttcctaCAGCTTCCCTCATGTCACCTTAGGGGTGTGTTTTGatgtcagaaactctcagcattcctactgcacttctggagaagagagggagtcttgtgaggtgtaaaaattgcttgtggcttagtgcagaaggagggcagctggtctgtccctctgcgttgttctgagctgccctgggcttattCTTCATGAGGTGGATAATGAGCACACTCCTGTGTTATCCAGGAAAACAACCAGATGCTACAGAgaagagagggatccagtgcagaccgctaaatgtctcaccctttttcagggtctcagcacctcacttctagccaaggacatgGCTCATTTTACCAACCCGACAGGATTTCCTCCCCTGTAGCATCTCCgagcttctccatggggcttgcacataacaaaagggtgtgagaggacaggttggcattgtggagggcagctcacagcttggaaggacacatcAAGGAGATAGCCAAGTGTTCTAAGGATAGCATATGGTGAAGGGAAAAttagctgatcctccagccccacagactgcggtgcccacagccccacaggggagatgaaagctggGGCATTTGTTCCCATGGAGTCACCTGCAGGAATGGAGCCAAAAGATcagcctgtgatgctgcaggtgaatctcCAGCTCCCTAAAGAAGCTGACAGAAACAATGAAATTAGAACAGCAATAACACAGGCAAGTGGAGAAACAACCAAATATGCAGGGAGGgtctggctgagagaagccagggcagaagcaaccgggccctcagcacagcgttacccgtacccagctgtgcacgccgcctcccagacaccaacattgctgggcagttgagctctgagcccctatgacctgcagaagagaaatggacacGTGACTGGAGAGctgtcccatggctctgctggagctctgctgcagaggagaggtggttcatggcttggagcccacagccctgagggaaGAGGCTTTGGTGGCTGtgagaggaggcaagggggcttgctcagaggaaggactctgcaccggaggggatgatgcagatttttctcacatctccctcccacaacatttctgcttttcctttcctgtcttttcctgatCATAATCCTGCTACCTGgagattttcctcctgggaggtatttccctgtcccctgtctttacctgtcagtgctcacatcccaccccctgtgcactcaccctggccctacagaaacctgcctgtttgcagggcgctgtcTGGGAGCCCgttcctgtttgcaggttgaAAGCAGGACAGGTGAGATTCAGCCTGatgggtccaggaaaggtgatgctggtgctgtccataggcagagggtgctttaggaggctcctatcagagttactgatcactcGCTAAGGAGTCTCAGTGACTGCTTCAAagctgacagctccttttccatttatcccttttccACTGCCCCCCCTCCtaaaacaggaaactgaaaacacaaattcaggaaattttcattaattttatgcaATCCGTGCCATGACCTTCTCCTTGAATGAGCCCTTCAGAAAAAGCCTGTgggtgaactggagctgtgagcagccctgacccatggagcagtctcctggtaggagaaaaaaccTGCCCTACCAGGGATCACTTCTTcgacccacagattctccccacagcaccatgacgagctccctgggaaggctgagcactgaccccagcatacagactcctgTGGTAAAGgggccctgctctgcaggaccatcctgggcacccctggctgcacatccAGCTTAACATCCTACCAGTAATCCCTGGAGAAGGGGGGCATCCAGTCAGCATGTcctactcctctgatggcagggcagggcaaaACGTCTCAGGAACATGTCTTCCTCCTCTATGCcttagaagctgtgacaatcctccacaaagatcctgtaggctgtaggatgtgccagcttttgaagatccctccagcagctgcagattcactgccctgcttccagggacttcatttcacaggttgtgaagatttctctcccagtgagctctcagcatcctcccatgcCACGCTGCCTTTaacccctctctgcctcactcctctgccctcgctgcctgcaggcagtgccctcagccctactgtgctttgcagaggagctactcctgggcacagctgtctctttgaagtgttccctgttgccatgagctccctccatcccaggagcccagcccagctcagcagcagaggaccagctcaaggtggctctttctctgcccactctgggctcccttgtggtgtttctgggtctccagagatactgctgtgaaacaggctgaagtcatcactgacatcactctccctccctctgctggggagaacaacttctttctagcaatgtcacttctccttatcacatttaagacaactgaacctgcaattatttctgtgtccagcactgttgatggatgtaatcagcctgagtcctgtggcacagggagaggtctgtcccatctttatccagtagatgtaggcagtgcttctcccacatcctttagttatgtctttgacgatacattcaaagaacagatcaataattatcccaggcttttccatagccaagcacattttcagaaacaccttgtccttcctggtgatcagcttcacctgcaccataggccccccaaggctgcagggacaccagagacagcaaaagcctctcctggcagggatgcagagtccagccctgcatctctctgctcctgagggatcatcaggtttttctctcgttagggagtcctcatttcctctttacgtcgccatctgacctccacaccagcatgcactaaagcaaagctttgcttgcatgggaccttgggcacttgggaacacctttcattgtttcatgtctgagcctgctcctggtgccatggctgaagtccagcacacctctgttctgacataaagaacctataatagggtgagggagggtcctaattcttatttagccagcctgaggaagtcttgcgatcaaaggcctcacatcttactggggactttaatgaccctgtgtattgggtttccatggcaaggctttggtagtggtgaggggagctgcagaggtggtttaggtgagaagagagcaacagctgcttGTTGGACATAGCAGGTTTCTGTTGCCTCCAAAATGCGCCAGCCACTGCCcaaacctgagccagtaagcaaatgtagtggcccttctctgatagcctactggagaaaggacaaaagagagtgggcagcagctgtaaaagagaagaatgagagaaacaaccctgcagacaccaaggtgagcaaagaaggagggggagtgagagagaggtttggtagggagctggcagccaagagtcagctgactcccatgacattcacaggacagcagagtgcaaatgctcctttatgtgtctggaggctctttgcatcagctttttagcACACATGGACCAACAAACGGGATGTTCACCGGGatctgaaaacctgtgtcatcctggTCAGCCTTGGCTCCACTAGCAAAGCCATAGTGGAGTCTCAGCTCCCAAAGGGAGtgcagaaggagagcagcagagtgcataTGCCAGGTCTCAGAGTGGCAGACTTTGGCCAAGACCGGGAACTTCCAATGGGCAGTGTCACTGAAGGgcagcagaattcagtgcaactgctttcaAGGACAACATTCTCTAAACCCATAAAGGGTACAAGCTGATACTCCAGCAACCAAGGGGACCTCTCAGGACACCAGCTACGCTAAACAGGCAACATGTCaggaagctccatggaaaaagggaagcagagagggtgtggacagaggatctcacttccaaggaggaatgtagacataaggagggttttaggaaagcaaaagctccccaggagttaacatttgcaagggagtccAAGGGCATCAAAGTGATGAAGAGCAGGTGTAGATCTGTCTGAGGAACTCTTTGTCCTCTTTGACTCTGTCTTCACCCACAAGTTCTCCCAACCCTTGGTGCCCTGAAGCCGGATTCTGGAGGAGAACAACCAGCAGTGGCTGTGGATCACTCCAGGGGCTATTGAGCAAGGTTTTTTTGGATTGCTGGGTACCAAAATCAAATCAGGTTGGATCGCCCCTGCACTTGTCCTGTTCATTGTGAGATTCAGCCTAGACTtcttcacctggcttcttctgtaaTATTATTACTGTACAGCTATGACAGCATAAAGCTACAGTACCATACCCTTATGTCATACTGCAACAGCGATCatacgtgagttgcaaggaaaaaaaaatcacaaactacaattcttctaggaaaaatgccactccagtttccagcgggcagccatccagacaaggtagacagttagATCGTGCTTCCAGTTCGTTTGAAGggacttctaagtcatttttacaggaggtgtgcagaaacttctcttgccaggattagaggggccctgcctcaagccaggtggaggaaagcgacaaccgcatttattggatggtgtggatttggtggcctggcacatcagatccacaagagtagaaagctctagtggacactggtgcacagtgtattttaatgccatcagatttccaagggtcagagtccatttgcatttctggagtgacaggggggtcccaagagctgagtgtactggaggctgaagtgagcctcactgggcaggagtggtagaagcaccccatcgtaactggccccgaggctccgtgcatccttgggatagactatcttaggagagggtatttcaaggacccaagtggTTATcgctgggcttttggcatagctgctttggagacggaagaaattcaacagctgtccattttgcctggtctctcggagggtccttccgttgtggggttgctgagggttgaagaacaacaggtgccaatcactacaacaacagtgcaccggcgaaaataccacaccaaccaagactcccttaaacccattcatcagctgatccgccagctggagagtcaaggagtgatcagcaaaactcactcacgctttaatagtcccataaggccagtgagaaaatctcctggagagtggaggctgacaatagactaccgtggcctgaatgaagtcacagcactgctgagtgctgccgtgccagacatgctagaacttcaatatcagctggagtcaaaggcagccaagtggtacgctacaattgacatcgctaatgcattcttctccatccctttggcagcagagtgcaggccacagtttgctttcccttGGAGGGGTGTTCAGGACACCTGGAATCAGCTGCCCTGACATTGACTAATCCAGACTGTGTTGGAAAggagtgaagctccagaacatctgctgtACGTCAATGACATCAGCATAtggggcaatacagcagaagaattttttgagaaaggagagaaaataatacaaatccttctgaaagccagttgtgccataaatggaagcaaagtcaagggacctgctcaagacatcCTATTTTTGGGATTAAAGTTGCAAGAAGGGCATCTTCAGATAAGAAAGGACGTGATCAACAAGAGCTAGGCCACAAACCCCAGGTgagcacagtgttttggtttcggctgccgccggcaacaaaagtgccacgcggccgcccctccccccgctgcggtgcggaggagaatgaaaagaaagaggcagaaactggtgggtcgggatgagggcagtttaacagaacagcaaacagagggaaacaggaacaacaacgatacaaataaggagaaaacacaacaacgaactgcacgacccaggcagctgctctcccgcacagcaccggcgccgcgtccccccaagccacgagtgagttcccgccacgccgcccccccccaccggaacccagcgtgacgtcacatggtatggaataccgggctctgtttggccaggtggggtcaggccccaccccccagctgtgccccttcctggagtccggtgaaaattaaccctgtcctggccaaacccaggacacacagggagAAAGCTTTAGAGAGCCCTAACCTCTCCAGAGACACACTACAATAGGAAAAGGCACCCAGTCTCCATAGGGTTTGCGTATCTTTCCCATTGGGGTGGCTAGagtttgcatgcagctctggatccTTGTCATCACTGCTCCCTCCCAAAATCTGTCCTTGAATTTCACATCTTTCATCTCGAGATCTGTGTGCTGTGATTGAGAGGAACTGGGGCAGAGCACGATGGAACAGTCGTACTGTCTTGGAGGGTTCAATCCCTCTTCTTGAGTGTCCCTATCACTTTGACAGTGAAGGAGGCTTTTTCTCCACCTTGCAACAGTCTCAGCCCCA
Coding sequences within:
- the LOC142363025 gene encoding olfactory receptor 14J1-like produces the protein MTNDSSITQFLLLAFADTRELQLLHFWLLLVIYLAAVLGNGLIITAIACDHHLHTPMYFFLLNLSLIDLGSTSTTLPNAITNSLWNTRAISYWGCAAQVFLFVFFISSEFYLLTVMAYDRYIAICKPLHYGTLLGSRACVHMAAAAWGSGILDAVLHTASTFSVPLCQGNSVEQFFCEIPQLLKLACSESYLRELGVLVLSACLSFGCFVFIVLSYVQIFKAVMSIPSQHGRCKAFSTCLPHLAVVSLFMSIGTFAYLKTPSVSSPSLDLVVAVLYSVVPPVMNPLIYSMRNQELKDAVWKLMVGYF